One window from the genome of Saimiri boliviensis isolate mSaiBol1 chromosome 2, mSaiBol1.pri, whole genome shotgun sequence encodes:
- the CDAN1 gene encoding codanin-1 isoform X1 yields the protein MAAVLESLLREEVSVAAVVQWVARSTQGSKDNPGEAAALSSLRPLRKEFVPFLLNFLREQSSRVLPQGPPTPAKAPGASAVLPGRPGGPPRGSRGARSQLFPPTEALSTVAESPVARRGGRRRVPGPARERGGRSLEEGVSGESLPGAGSRRLRGSGSPSRPSLTVSDPPNLSNLEEFPPVGSVPPGPAGRTKPSRRINPTPVSEERSLSKPKTCFTSPPISCVPSSQPSALDTCTWGLGLPPGCRSLQEEREMLKKERSKQLQQSPTPTCPTPELGSPLPSRSGGLTDEPADPARVSSRQRLELVALVYSSCIAENLVPNLFLELFFVFQLLTARRMVTAKDSDFELSRGALDSLETPLFQSIHDCVFFAVQVLECHFQVLSNLDKGTLKLLAENERLLCFSPALQGRLRAAYEGSVAKVFLVMPPSAQAVSFQPETDNRANFSSDRAFHTFKKQRDVFYEVLREWEDHHEEPGWDFEKGLGSRIRAMMGQLSAACSHSHFVRLFQKQLLQMCHSPGGAGGTVLGEAQDVLSMLGADKLGRLWRLQERLVTPQSSGGPCPPPTFPGCQGFFRDFILSASSFQFNQHLMDSLSLKIRELNGLALPQHEPSDEDGESDVDWQGERRQFAVVLLSLRLLAKFLGFVAFLPYRGPEPPPTGELQDSILALRSQVPPVLDVRTLLQQGLQARRAVLTVPWLVEFLSFADHVVPLLDYYRGIFTLLLHLHRSLVLSRENEGKMCFLNKLLLLAVLGWLFQIPTVPEDLFFLEEVPSDAFEMDTVAPEHGLDSVPVVDQQLLYTCCPYIGELRKLLALWVSGSSGRSGGFVRKITPTTTTSSLGAQPPQTSQGLQAQLAQAFFHNQPPSLRRTVEFVAERIGSNCVKHIKATLVADLVRQAESLLQEQLVTQGEEGGDPAQLLEILYSRLCPHGAQALVLGREFCQRKSPGAVRALLPEETPAAVLSSAENIAVGLATEKACAWLSANITALIRREVKTAVSRTLRAQGPEPAARGERRGCSRACEHHAPLPSHLISEIKDVLSLAVGPRDSDEGVSPEHLEQLIGQLGQTLQCRQFLCPPAEQHLAKCSVELASLLVADQIPILGPPAQHRLERGQARRLLHMLLSLWKEDFQGPVPLQLLLSPRNVGLLADTRPREWDLLLFLLRELVEKGLMGRMEIEACLGSLHQAQWPRGFAEELATLSNLFLAEPHLPEPQLRACELVQPNRGTVLAQS from the exons ATGGCGGCGGTTTTGGAGTCGCTGCTGCGAGAAGAGGTGTCGGTCGCAGCCGTCGTGCAGTGGGTCGCACGCAGCACCCAGGGTTCGAAG GATAACCCCGGGGAGGCGGCCGCGCTGAGCTCACTCCGGCCCCTGCGGAAAGAATTCGTACCGTTCCTGTTGAACTTCCTGAGGGAGCAGAGCAGCCGCGTCCTCCCGCAGGGGCCCCCGACCCCCGCCAAGGCCCCGGGCGCCTCGGCAGTCTTGCCAGGGAGGCCGGGAGGCCCGCCGCGAGGCAGCCGCGGGGCGCGCAGCCAGCTTTTCCCTCCGACCGAGGCCTTGAGCACCGTCGCCGAGTCTCCTGTGGCCCGCCGCGGGGGCAGGAGGCGGGTCCCGGGGCCGGCCCGGGAGCGTGGAGGCCGCAGCCTGGAGGAGGGGGTCAGCGGGGAGAGCCTGCCCGGAGCCGGGAGCCGGAGGCTTAGAGGCTCTGGCAGCCCCAGCCGCCCCAGCCTCACGGTCTCTGATCCACCAAACCTCAGCAACCTGGAGGAGTTCCCTCCCGTAGGCTCGGTTCCCCCTGGCCCTGCAGG CAGGACGAAGCCTTCTCGCAGGATCAACCCAACTCCGGTGAGCGAAGAGCGGTCACTCTCCAAGCCCAAGACCTGCTTCACCTCACCCCCAATCAGCTGTGTCCCCAGTTCCCAACCCTCAGCCCTGGACACTTGCACTTGGGGCCTTGGCCTTCCCCCAGGGTGCAGAAGTCTGCAAGAGGAGCGGGAGATGCTCAAGAAGGAGCG CTCTAAGCAGCTGCAGCAGTCACCTACCCCCACCTGTCCCACCCCAGAATTGGGGTCGCCCCTCCCCAGCCGGTCAGGAGGCCTCACAGATGAACCTGCGGACCCTGCCAGAGTGTCTTCCCGCCAGCGCCTGGAGCTGGTAGCCCTTGTTTACTCCTCGTGCATTGCGG AGAACCTCGTACCAAACCTCTTCTTGGAGCTTTTCTTCGTCTTTCAGCTCCTCACTGCCCGGAGGATGGTGACTGCCAAGGACAGTGACTTTGAACTAAGTCGTGGTGCCCTAG ATTCCCTGGAAACTCCGCTGTTCCAAAGCATCCATGATTGTGTCTTCTTTGCAGTGCAGGTTTTGGAGTGTCATTTTCA GGTTCTTTCCAACCTGGACAAAGGGACCTTGAAGCTGTTGGCCGAGAATGAGCGGCTGCTGTGCTTCTCACCAGCTCTGCAAGGCCGCCTTCGAGCTGCCTATGAGGGCAGTGTTGCCAAG GTCTTTCTGGTGATGCCACCCTCTGCTCAGGCTGTCTCCTTTCAGCCAGAGACTGACAATCGTGCCAACTTCTCCAGTGACCGAGcctttcatacttttaaaaaacagag GGATGTGTTTTATGAGGTGCTGCGAGAATGGGAAGATCACCATGAGGAGCCTGGCTGGGATTTTGAGAAGGGCTTGGGCAGCAGAATCAG AGCCATGATGggtcagctctctgcagcctgcaGCCACAGCCACTTTGTTCGACTTTTCCAAAAACAACTACTCCAG ATGTGTCACAGCCCTGGCGGTGCTGGGGGCACTGTCTTGGGTGAGGCCCAAGATGTGTTGAGTATGCTGGGAGCTGACAAGCTGGGGCGGTTGTGGCGCCTACAGGAACGGCTTGTGACCCCTCAGAGCAGCGGGGGgccctgcccaccccccaccttCCCAGGCTGTCAAGGCTTCTTCAGGGACTTCATCCTTAGTGCCAGCAG CTTCCAGTTTAACCAGCATCTCATGGACAGTCTGAGCTTGAAGATCCGGGAGCTCAATGGCCTCGCCCTGCCCCAGCATGAGCCCAGTGATGAAGATGGGGAGTCAGATGTAGACTGGCAG GGTGAACGGAGGCAGTTTGCTGTGGTGCTTCTTAGCCTGAGGCTTTTGGCCAAATTCCTGGGCTTTGTGGCTTTCCTGCCATACCGGGGGCCTGAACCTCCCCCGACTGGTGAGCTTCAGGACTCCATTCTGGCCCTCAGGAGCCAG GTCCCTCCAGTCCTGGATGTACGGACTCTGCTGCAGCAAGGGCTGCAGGCCCGCCGGGCGGTGCTCACTGTGCCCTGGCTGGtggagttcctgtcctttgctgACCATGTTGTTCCCTTGCTGGACTATTACCGGGGCATCTTCACTCTCCTGCTGCACCTGCACCG GAGCTTGGTGTTGTCGCGGGAGAATGAGGGGAAGATGTGTTTTCTGAACAAGCTGCTGCTGCTTGCTGTCCTGGGCTGGCTTTTCCAG ATTCCCACAGTCCCCGAGGACTTGTTCTTTCTAGAAGAGGTTCCCTCAGATGCCTTTGAGATGGACACAGTAGCCCCAGAGCATGGCTTG GACAGCGTGCCTGTCGTGGACCAGCAGCTGCTCTATACCTGCTGCCCCTACATCG GAGAGCTCCGGAAACTGCTTGCTTTGTGGGTGTCAGGCAGCAGTGGACGGAGTGGGGGCTTCGTGAGGAAAatcacccccaccaccaccaccagcagcctGGGAGCCCAGCCTCCCCAGACCAGCCAGGGGCTGCAG GCGCAGCTTGCCCAGGCCTTTTTCCACAACCAGCCACCCTCCCTGCGCCGGACTGTAGAGTTCGTGGCAGAGAGAATTGGATCGAACTGTGTCAAACATATCAA GGCTACACTGGTGGCAGATCTGGTGCGCCAGGCAGAGTCACTTCTCCAAGAGCAGCTggtgacacagggagaggaagggggagacCCAGCCCAGCTGTTGGAGATCTTGTATTCCCGGCTGTGCCCCCACGGGGCCCAGGCATTGGTCCTAGGGCGGGA GTTCTGTCAAAGGAAGAGCCCTGGGGCTGTGCGGGCGCTGCTTCCAGAGGAGACTCCAGCAGCA GTTTTGAGCAGTGCAGAGAACATTGCTGTGGGGCTTGCAACAGAGAAAGCCTGTGCTTGGCTGTCAGCCAACATCACAG CACTGATCAGGAGGGAGGTGAAAACAGCAGTGAGTCGCACACTTCGAGCCCAGGGTCCTGAACCTGCTGCCCGGGGGGAGCGGAGGGGCTGCTCCCGCGCCTGTGAGCACcatgctcccctcccctcccacctcatctCCGAGATAAAA GACGTGCTCTCCTTGGCTGTGGGACCGAGGGACTCTGACGAGGGAGTCTCCCCAGAGCATCTGGAACAGCTCATAGGCCAGCTGGGCCAGACGCTGCAGTGCCGCCAG TTCCTGTGCCCACCTGCTGAACAGCATCTGGCAAAGTGCTCTGTGGAGTTAGCTTCCCTCCTTG TTGCAGATCAGATTCCCATCCTCgggcccccagcacagcacaggcTGGAGAGAGGGCAGGCTCGAAGGCTTTTGCACATGCTGCTTTCCTTGTGGAAGGAAGACTTTCAGGGGCCGGTTCCGTTGCAGCTGCTGCTGAGCCCAAGAAATGTGGGGCTTCTGGCAGATACAAGACCGAGGGAG TGGGACTTACTGCTGTTCTTGCTCCGGGAGCTGGTGGAGAAGGGTCTAATGGGACGGATGGAGATAGAGGCTTGCCTGGGCAGCCTCCACCAGGCCCAGTGGCCAAGG GGCTTTGCTGAAGAATTAGCAACACTGTCTAACCTGTTTCTAGCCGAGCCCCACCTGCCAGAACCCCAGCTAAGAGCTTGTGAACTGGTGCAGCCAAACCGGGGCACTGTGTTGGCCCAGAGCTAG
- the CDAN1 gene encoding codanin-1 isoform X3, which yields MAAVLESLLREEVSVAAVVQWVARSTQGSKDNPGEAAALSSLRPLRKEFVPFLLNFLREQSSRVLPQGPPTPAKAPGASAVLPGRPGGPPRGSRGARSQLFPPTEALSTVAESPVARRGGRRRVPGPARERGGRSLEEGVSGESLPGAGSRRLRGSGSPSRPSLTVSDPPNLSNLEEFPPVGSVPPGPAGRTKPSRRINPTPVSEERSLSKPKTCFTSPPISCVPSSQPSALDTCTWGLGLPPGCRSLQEEREMLKKERSKQLQQSPTPTCPTPELGSPLPSRSGGLTDEPADPARVSSRQRLELVALVYSSCIAENLVPNLFLELFFVFQLLTARRMVTAKDSDFELSRGALDSLETPLFQSIHDCVFFAVQVLECHFQVLSNLDKGTLKLLAENERLLCFSPALQGRLRAAYEGSVAKVFLVMPPSAQAVSFQPETDNRANFSSDRAFHTFKKQRDVFYEVLREWEDHHEEPGWDFEKGLGSRIRAMMGQLSAACSHSHFVRLFQKQLLQMCHSPGGAGGTVLGEAQDVLSMLGADKLGRLWRLQERLVTPQSSGGPCPPPTFPGCQGFFRDFILSASSFQFNQHLMDSLSLKIRELNGLALPQHEPSDEDGESDVDWQGERRQFAVVLLSLRLLAKFLGFVAFLPYRGPEPPPTGELQDSILALRSQVPPVLDVRTLLQQGLQARRAVLTVPWLVEFLSFADHVVPLLDYYRGIFTLLLHLHRSLVLSRENEGKMCFLNKLLLLAVLGWLFQIPTVPEDLFFLEEVPSDAFEMDTVAPEHGLDSVPVVDQQLLYTCCPYIGELRKLLALWVSGSSGRSGGFVRKITPTTTTSSLGAQPPQTSQGLQAQLAQAFFHNQPPSLRRTVEFVAERIGSNCVKHIKATLVADLVRQAESLLQEQLVTQGEEGGDPAQLLEILYSRLCPHGAQALVLGREFCQRKSPGAVRALLPEETPAAVLSSAENIAVGLATEKACAWLSANITALIRREVKTAVSRTLRAQGPEPAARGERRGCSRACEHHAPLPSHLISEIKVHSYPTPFGFPAPSPCSVPGFFPFSHQLQDFYIEAVCTVQLVPVLLITE from the exons ATGGCGGCGGTTTTGGAGTCGCTGCTGCGAGAAGAGGTGTCGGTCGCAGCCGTCGTGCAGTGGGTCGCACGCAGCACCCAGGGTTCGAAG GATAACCCCGGGGAGGCGGCCGCGCTGAGCTCACTCCGGCCCCTGCGGAAAGAATTCGTACCGTTCCTGTTGAACTTCCTGAGGGAGCAGAGCAGCCGCGTCCTCCCGCAGGGGCCCCCGACCCCCGCCAAGGCCCCGGGCGCCTCGGCAGTCTTGCCAGGGAGGCCGGGAGGCCCGCCGCGAGGCAGCCGCGGGGCGCGCAGCCAGCTTTTCCCTCCGACCGAGGCCTTGAGCACCGTCGCCGAGTCTCCTGTGGCCCGCCGCGGGGGCAGGAGGCGGGTCCCGGGGCCGGCCCGGGAGCGTGGAGGCCGCAGCCTGGAGGAGGGGGTCAGCGGGGAGAGCCTGCCCGGAGCCGGGAGCCGGAGGCTTAGAGGCTCTGGCAGCCCCAGCCGCCCCAGCCTCACGGTCTCTGATCCACCAAACCTCAGCAACCTGGAGGAGTTCCCTCCCGTAGGCTCGGTTCCCCCTGGCCCTGCAGG CAGGACGAAGCCTTCTCGCAGGATCAACCCAACTCCGGTGAGCGAAGAGCGGTCACTCTCCAAGCCCAAGACCTGCTTCACCTCACCCCCAATCAGCTGTGTCCCCAGTTCCCAACCCTCAGCCCTGGACACTTGCACTTGGGGCCTTGGCCTTCCCCCAGGGTGCAGAAGTCTGCAAGAGGAGCGGGAGATGCTCAAGAAGGAGCG CTCTAAGCAGCTGCAGCAGTCACCTACCCCCACCTGTCCCACCCCAGAATTGGGGTCGCCCCTCCCCAGCCGGTCAGGAGGCCTCACAGATGAACCTGCGGACCCTGCCAGAGTGTCTTCCCGCCAGCGCCTGGAGCTGGTAGCCCTTGTTTACTCCTCGTGCATTGCGG AGAACCTCGTACCAAACCTCTTCTTGGAGCTTTTCTTCGTCTTTCAGCTCCTCACTGCCCGGAGGATGGTGACTGCCAAGGACAGTGACTTTGAACTAAGTCGTGGTGCCCTAG ATTCCCTGGAAACTCCGCTGTTCCAAAGCATCCATGATTGTGTCTTCTTTGCAGTGCAGGTTTTGGAGTGTCATTTTCA GGTTCTTTCCAACCTGGACAAAGGGACCTTGAAGCTGTTGGCCGAGAATGAGCGGCTGCTGTGCTTCTCACCAGCTCTGCAAGGCCGCCTTCGAGCTGCCTATGAGGGCAGTGTTGCCAAG GTCTTTCTGGTGATGCCACCCTCTGCTCAGGCTGTCTCCTTTCAGCCAGAGACTGACAATCGTGCCAACTTCTCCAGTGACCGAGcctttcatacttttaaaaaacagag GGATGTGTTTTATGAGGTGCTGCGAGAATGGGAAGATCACCATGAGGAGCCTGGCTGGGATTTTGAGAAGGGCTTGGGCAGCAGAATCAG AGCCATGATGggtcagctctctgcagcctgcaGCCACAGCCACTTTGTTCGACTTTTCCAAAAACAACTACTCCAG ATGTGTCACAGCCCTGGCGGTGCTGGGGGCACTGTCTTGGGTGAGGCCCAAGATGTGTTGAGTATGCTGGGAGCTGACAAGCTGGGGCGGTTGTGGCGCCTACAGGAACGGCTTGTGACCCCTCAGAGCAGCGGGGGgccctgcccaccccccaccttCCCAGGCTGTCAAGGCTTCTTCAGGGACTTCATCCTTAGTGCCAGCAG CTTCCAGTTTAACCAGCATCTCATGGACAGTCTGAGCTTGAAGATCCGGGAGCTCAATGGCCTCGCCCTGCCCCAGCATGAGCCCAGTGATGAAGATGGGGAGTCAGATGTAGACTGGCAG GGTGAACGGAGGCAGTTTGCTGTGGTGCTTCTTAGCCTGAGGCTTTTGGCCAAATTCCTGGGCTTTGTGGCTTTCCTGCCATACCGGGGGCCTGAACCTCCCCCGACTGGTGAGCTTCAGGACTCCATTCTGGCCCTCAGGAGCCAG GTCCCTCCAGTCCTGGATGTACGGACTCTGCTGCAGCAAGGGCTGCAGGCCCGCCGGGCGGTGCTCACTGTGCCCTGGCTGGtggagttcctgtcctttgctgACCATGTTGTTCCCTTGCTGGACTATTACCGGGGCATCTTCACTCTCCTGCTGCACCTGCACCG GAGCTTGGTGTTGTCGCGGGAGAATGAGGGGAAGATGTGTTTTCTGAACAAGCTGCTGCTGCTTGCTGTCCTGGGCTGGCTTTTCCAG ATTCCCACAGTCCCCGAGGACTTGTTCTTTCTAGAAGAGGTTCCCTCAGATGCCTTTGAGATGGACACAGTAGCCCCAGAGCATGGCTTG GACAGCGTGCCTGTCGTGGACCAGCAGCTGCTCTATACCTGCTGCCCCTACATCG GAGAGCTCCGGAAACTGCTTGCTTTGTGGGTGTCAGGCAGCAGTGGACGGAGTGGGGGCTTCGTGAGGAAAatcacccccaccaccaccaccagcagcctGGGAGCCCAGCCTCCCCAGACCAGCCAGGGGCTGCAG GCGCAGCTTGCCCAGGCCTTTTTCCACAACCAGCCACCCTCCCTGCGCCGGACTGTAGAGTTCGTGGCAGAGAGAATTGGATCGAACTGTGTCAAACATATCAA GGCTACACTGGTGGCAGATCTGGTGCGCCAGGCAGAGTCACTTCTCCAAGAGCAGCTggtgacacagggagaggaagggggagacCCAGCCCAGCTGTTGGAGATCTTGTATTCCCGGCTGTGCCCCCACGGGGCCCAGGCATTGGTCCTAGGGCGGGA GTTCTGTCAAAGGAAGAGCCCTGGGGCTGTGCGGGCGCTGCTTCCAGAGGAGACTCCAGCAGCA GTTTTGAGCAGTGCAGAGAACATTGCTGTGGGGCTTGCAACAGAGAAAGCCTGTGCTTGGCTGTCAGCCAACATCACAG CACTGATCAGGAGGGAGGTGAAAACAGCAGTGAGTCGCACACTTCGAGCCCAGGGTCCTGAACCTGCTGCCCGGGGGGAGCGGAGGGGCTGCTCCCGCGCCTGTGAGCACcatgctcccctcccctcccacctcatctCCGAGATAAAAGTACACAGCTACCCTACTCCCTTTGGCTTCCCTGCTCCCTCTCCCTGCTCTGTGcctggtttctttcctttctcacatCAGCTCCAGGATTTTTATATAGAAGCTGTCTGTACTGTCCAGCTAGTCCCTGTTCTATTGATTACTGAATGA
- the CDAN1 gene encoding codanin-1 isoform X4, with the protein MAAVLESLLREEVSVAAVVQWVARSTQGSKDNPGEAAALSSLRPLRKEFVPFLLNFLREQSSRVLPQGPPTPAKAPGASAVLPGRPGGPPRGSRGARSQLFPPTEALSTVAESPVARRGGRRRVPGPARERGGRSLEEGVSGESLPGAGSRRLRGSGSPSRPSLTVSDPPNLSNLEEFPPVGSVPPGPAGRTKPSRRINPTPVSEERSLSKPKTCFTSPPISCVPSSQPSALDTCTWGLGLPPGCRSLQEEREMLKKERSKQLQQSPTPTCPTPELGSPLPSRSGGLTDEPADPARVSSRQRLELVALVYSSCIAENLVPNLFLELFFVFQLLTARRMVTAKDSDFELSRGALDSLETPLFQSIHDCVFFAVQVLECHFQVLSNLDKGTLKLLAENERLLCFSPALQGRLRAAYEGSVAKVFLVMPPSAQAVSFQPETDNRANFSSDRAFHTFKKQRDVFYEVLREWEDHHEEPGWDFEKGLGSRIRAMMGQLSAACSHSHFVRLFQKQLLQMCHSPGGAGGTVLGEAQDVLSMLGADKLGRLWRLQERLVTPQSSGGPCPPPTFPGCQGFFRDFILSASSFQFNQHLMDSLSLKIRELNGLALPQHEPSDEDGESDVDWQGERRQFAVVLLSLRLLAKFLGFVAFLPYRGPEPPPTGELQDSILALRSQVPPVLDVRTLLQQGLQARRAVLTVPWLVEFLSFADHVVPLLDYYRGIFTLLLHLHRSLVLSRENEGKMCFLNKLLLLAVLGWLFQIPTVPEDLFFLEEVPSDAFEMDTVAPEHGLDSVPVVDQQLLYTCCPYIGELRKLLALWVSGSSGRSGGFVRKITPTTTTSSLGAQPPQTSQGLQAQLAQAFFHNQPPSLRRTVEFVAERIGSNCVKHIKATLVADLVRQAESLLQEQLVTQGEEGGDPAQLLEILYSRLCPHGAQALVLGREFCQRKSPGAVRALLPEETPAAVLSSAENIAVGLATEKACAWLSANITALIRREVKTAVSRTLRAQGPEPAARGERRGCSRA; encoded by the exons ATGGCGGCGGTTTTGGAGTCGCTGCTGCGAGAAGAGGTGTCGGTCGCAGCCGTCGTGCAGTGGGTCGCACGCAGCACCCAGGGTTCGAAG GATAACCCCGGGGAGGCGGCCGCGCTGAGCTCACTCCGGCCCCTGCGGAAAGAATTCGTACCGTTCCTGTTGAACTTCCTGAGGGAGCAGAGCAGCCGCGTCCTCCCGCAGGGGCCCCCGACCCCCGCCAAGGCCCCGGGCGCCTCGGCAGTCTTGCCAGGGAGGCCGGGAGGCCCGCCGCGAGGCAGCCGCGGGGCGCGCAGCCAGCTTTTCCCTCCGACCGAGGCCTTGAGCACCGTCGCCGAGTCTCCTGTGGCCCGCCGCGGGGGCAGGAGGCGGGTCCCGGGGCCGGCCCGGGAGCGTGGAGGCCGCAGCCTGGAGGAGGGGGTCAGCGGGGAGAGCCTGCCCGGAGCCGGGAGCCGGAGGCTTAGAGGCTCTGGCAGCCCCAGCCGCCCCAGCCTCACGGTCTCTGATCCACCAAACCTCAGCAACCTGGAGGAGTTCCCTCCCGTAGGCTCGGTTCCCCCTGGCCCTGCAGG CAGGACGAAGCCTTCTCGCAGGATCAACCCAACTCCGGTGAGCGAAGAGCGGTCACTCTCCAAGCCCAAGACCTGCTTCACCTCACCCCCAATCAGCTGTGTCCCCAGTTCCCAACCCTCAGCCCTGGACACTTGCACTTGGGGCCTTGGCCTTCCCCCAGGGTGCAGAAGTCTGCAAGAGGAGCGGGAGATGCTCAAGAAGGAGCG CTCTAAGCAGCTGCAGCAGTCACCTACCCCCACCTGTCCCACCCCAGAATTGGGGTCGCCCCTCCCCAGCCGGTCAGGAGGCCTCACAGATGAACCTGCGGACCCTGCCAGAGTGTCTTCCCGCCAGCGCCTGGAGCTGGTAGCCCTTGTTTACTCCTCGTGCATTGCGG AGAACCTCGTACCAAACCTCTTCTTGGAGCTTTTCTTCGTCTTTCAGCTCCTCACTGCCCGGAGGATGGTGACTGCCAAGGACAGTGACTTTGAACTAAGTCGTGGTGCCCTAG ATTCCCTGGAAACTCCGCTGTTCCAAAGCATCCATGATTGTGTCTTCTTTGCAGTGCAGGTTTTGGAGTGTCATTTTCA GGTTCTTTCCAACCTGGACAAAGGGACCTTGAAGCTGTTGGCCGAGAATGAGCGGCTGCTGTGCTTCTCACCAGCTCTGCAAGGCCGCCTTCGAGCTGCCTATGAGGGCAGTGTTGCCAAG GTCTTTCTGGTGATGCCACCCTCTGCTCAGGCTGTCTCCTTTCAGCCAGAGACTGACAATCGTGCCAACTTCTCCAGTGACCGAGcctttcatacttttaaaaaacagag GGATGTGTTTTATGAGGTGCTGCGAGAATGGGAAGATCACCATGAGGAGCCTGGCTGGGATTTTGAGAAGGGCTTGGGCAGCAGAATCAG AGCCATGATGggtcagctctctgcagcctgcaGCCACAGCCACTTTGTTCGACTTTTCCAAAAACAACTACTCCAG ATGTGTCACAGCCCTGGCGGTGCTGGGGGCACTGTCTTGGGTGAGGCCCAAGATGTGTTGAGTATGCTGGGAGCTGACAAGCTGGGGCGGTTGTGGCGCCTACAGGAACGGCTTGTGACCCCTCAGAGCAGCGGGGGgccctgcccaccccccaccttCCCAGGCTGTCAAGGCTTCTTCAGGGACTTCATCCTTAGTGCCAGCAG CTTCCAGTTTAACCAGCATCTCATGGACAGTCTGAGCTTGAAGATCCGGGAGCTCAATGGCCTCGCCCTGCCCCAGCATGAGCCCAGTGATGAAGATGGGGAGTCAGATGTAGACTGGCAG GGTGAACGGAGGCAGTTTGCTGTGGTGCTTCTTAGCCTGAGGCTTTTGGCCAAATTCCTGGGCTTTGTGGCTTTCCTGCCATACCGGGGGCCTGAACCTCCCCCGACTGGTGAGCTTCAGGACTCCATTCTGGCCCTCAGGAGCCAG GTCCCTCCAGTCCTGGATGTACGGACTCTGCTGCAGCAAGGGCTGCAGGCCCGCCGGGCGGTGCTCACTGTGCCCTGGCTGGtggagttcctgtcctttgctgACCATGTTGTTCCCTTGCTGGACTATTACCGGGGCATCTTCACTCTCCTGCTGCACCTGCACCG GAGCTTGGTGTTGTCGCGGGAGAATGAGGGGAAGATGTGTTTTCTGAACAAGCTGCTGCTGCTTGCTGTCCTGGGCTGGCTTTTCCAG ATTCCCACAGTCCCCGAGGACTTGTTCTTTCTAGAAGAGGTTCCCTCAGATGCCTTTGAGATGGACACAGTAGCCCCAGAGCATGGCTTG GACAGCGTGCCTGTCGTGGACCAGCAGCTGCTCTATACCTGCTGCCCCTACATCG GAGAGCTCCGGAAACTGCTTGCTTTGTGGGTGTCAGGCAGCAGTGGACGGAGTGGGGGCTTCGTGAGGAAAatcacccccaccaccaccaccagcagcctGGGAGCCCAGCCTCCCCAGACCAGCCAGGGGCTGCAG GCGCAGCTTGCCCAGGCCTTTTTCCACAACCAGCCACCCTCCCTGCGCCGGACTGTAGAGTTCGTGGCAGAGAGAATTGGATCGAACTGTGTCAAACATATCAA GGCTACACTGGTGGCAGATCTGGTGCGCCAGGCAGAGTCACTTCTCCAAGAGCAGCTggtgacacagggagaggaagggggagacCCAGCCCAGCTGTTGGAGATCTTGTATTCCCGGCTGTGCCCCCACGGGGCCCAGGCATTGGTCCTAGGGCGGGA GTTCTGTCAAAGGAAGAGCCCTGGGGCTGTGCGGGCGCTGCTTCCAGAGGAGACTCCAGCAGCA GTTTTGAGCAGTGCAGAGAACATTGCTGTGGGGCTTGCAACAGAGAAAGCCTGTGCTTGGCTGTCAGCCAACATCACAG CACTGATCAGGAGGGAGGTGAAAACAGCAGTGAGTCGCACACTTCGAGCCCAGGGTCCTGAACCTGCTGCCCGGGGGGAGCGGAGGGGCTGCTCCCGCGCCT GA